In Streptomyces sp. NBC_01426, one genomic interval encodes:
- a CDS encoding glutaminase produces MPAAPVDDAPPGAAPSGPAFLGPEPSETVRFDYQGLLERIAADIAPVIGRGTPAEYIPALASVDPAQFGMAVVDLEGNAYGVGDWQVPFSTQSITKVFALALALAEGGDSLWERVGREPSGNPFNSLVQLEYENGIPRNPFINAGALVVTDRLQTLTGDASSELLQFLREESENPAIGFDAEVAASEQEHGDRNAAVAHFMASYGNIDNPVPALLEHYFWQCSIEMTCADLARAGRVLARHGLRADGTRLLTRSEAKQINAVMLTCGTYDAAGEFAYRVGLPGKSGVGGGIVAVVPGRCSIAVWSPGLDAQGNSVAGVAALDRFTTLTGLSVF; encoded by the coding sequence ATGCCCGCCGCGCCCGTCGACGACGCGCCCCCGGGCGCCGCGCCCTCCGGCCCCGCGTTCCTCGGCCCGGAACCCTCCGAGACCGTGCGCTTCGACTACCAGGGACTGCTGGAGCGGATCGCGGCCGACATCGCGCCGGTGATCGGCCGCGGCACCCCGGCCGAGTACATCCCGGCGCTGGCGTCCGTGGACCCGGCGCAGTTCGGGATGGCCGTCGTCGACCTCGAAGGCAACGCGTACGGGGTGGGGGACTGGCAGGTCCCCTTCTCCACCCAGTCCATCACCAAGGTCTTCGCACTCGCCCTGGCCCTCGCGGAGGGCGGCGACAGCCTGTGGGAACGGGTGGGCCGCGAACCCTCCGGCAACCCGTTCAACTCGCTCGTACAGCTGGAGTACGAGAACGGCATCCCCCGCAACCCGTTCATCAACGCGGGCGCCCTCGTCGTCACCGACCGCCTCCAGACCCTGACGGGCGACGCGAGCAGCGAACTCCTGCAGTTCCTGCGGGAGGAGAGCGAGAACCCGGCCATAGGGTTCGACGCCGAGGTGGCCGCCTCCGAGCAGGAGCACGGCGACCGCAACGCGGCCGTCGCCCACTTCATGGCCTCGTACGGCAACATCGACAACCCCGTACCGGCCCTGCTGGAGCACTACTTCTGGCAGTGCTCCATCGAGATGACCTGCGCCGACCTGGCCCGCGCCGGACGCGTACTGGCCCGGCACGGGCTGCGCGCCGACGGCACGCGCCTGCTGACGCGCAGCGAGGCCAAGCAGATCAACGCGGTGATGCTGACCTGCGGCACCTACGACGCGGCAGGCGAGTTCGCCTACCGCGTCGGCCTGCCCGGCAAGAGCGGGGTGGGCGGCGGGATCGTCGCCGTCGTTCCCGGCCGGTGCTCGATCGCGGTGTGGAGCCCCGGGCTCGACGCCCAGGGGAACTCGGTCGCGGGTGTGGCGGCCCTCGACCGCTTCACGACGCTGACCGGCCTGTCGGTCTTCTGA
- a CDS encoding serine/threonine-protein kinase: MQPLEAGEPRTIGAYRLLGRLGAGGMGRVYLGRSAGGRTVAVKIVHPHFASDEEFRARFRREVAAARRVGGEWTAPVLDADPEAPVPWVATGYVAGPSLDRAVAGYGPLPEHSVRAVGEGLARALVAVHGLGLVHRDVKPSNVMLTLAGGPTGGPRLIDFGIARASDGAAALTSTGVSVGSPGYMSPEQILGNPVTGAADVFSLGAVLVFAATGRAPFSGDNSATLLYKVVHEPPDLGGIGPGPLRDLIAACLAKSPAARPAPAVIAAALDGALGVSGWLPTPLVEEANRAAVALLDLDEALPEYPSGPVPFTSSSSYGEQRVAVGAPDGFPGGGTTPYGPAYGAEAGAGGAGYGGGVPGPRTASDADGRRVSVRAAGRRFSCTVVLAAAAVLGVLSGGLYGLDLLPWQSGGNRDLATGPPPSSPRPADSAPATGPTASTGGATPSPGARDTVPQGLAGTWKGTVTTARLGVSSAFEITISGGRIGQVVARDKSVLPVLGTDCSGDWKLRAATDRSLVLDTTDGPNPAPGVCSDGSADERFTLNANGTLHYRSGDAAAGNPEGDLTRER; encoded by the coding sequence ATGCAGCCGCTCGAAGCGGGCGAACCGCGGACCATCGGCGCCTACCGGCTGCTCGGACGCCTCGGCGCGGGCGGCATGGGTCGGGTCTACCTGGGGCGCAGCGCGGGCGGCCGGACCGTCGCCGTGAAGATCGTCCACCCCCACTTCGCCTCCGACGAGGAGTTCCGCGCCCGCTTCCGCCGCGAGGTCGCCGCCGCGCGCCGGGTGGGGGGCGAGTGGACCGCGCCCGTCCTGGACGCGGACCCGGAGGCCCCGGTGCCGTGGGTGGCCACCGGCTACGTCGCGGGCCCGTCGCTGGACCGGGCCGTGGCGGGCTACGGGCCGCTGCCCGAGCATTCGGTTCGGGCCGTCGGGGAGGGGCTGGCCCGCGCGTTGGTGGCGGTGCACGGGCTGGGGCTCGTCCACCGGGACGTGAAGCCGTCGAACGTGATGCTCACCCTCGCGGGCGGTCCGACGGGCGGACCGCGCCTGATCGACTTCGGGATCGCCCGCGCCTCGGACGGCGCCGCCGCGCTGACTTCCACCGGCGTCTCCGTGGGCTCGCCCGGCTACATGTCGCCGGAACAGATCCTCGGCAACCCCGTCACGGGGGCGGCGGACGTGTTCTCGCTGGGCGCGGTCCTGGTCTTCGCCGCGACCGGCCGGGCCCCTTTCAGCGGGGACAACTCCGCGACCCTCCTCTACAAGGTGGTCCACGAACCGCCGGACCTCGGCGGGATCGGGCCCGGACCGCTGCGGGACCTGATCGCGGCCTGCCTGGCGAAGTCGCCGGCCGCCCGACCCGCGCCGGCGGTGATCGCGGCCGCGCTGGACGGCGCCCTGGGGGTGTCGGGCTGGTTGCCGACCCCGCTGGTCGAGGAGGCCAACCGCGCCGCGGTGGCCCTGCTGGACCTGGACGAGGCGCTGCCGGAGTACCCCTCGGGTCCGGTGCCGTTCACCTCGTCCTCTTCTTACGGCGAGCAGCGGGTGGCCGTCGGGGCGCCGGACGGCTTCCCCGGCGGCGGCACCACTCCGTACGGGCCGGCGTACGGCGCGGAGGCCGGCGCGGGCGGGGCGGGGTACGGCGGCGGCGTGCCCGGGCCGCGCACCGCGTCCGACGCCGACGGGCGGCGGGTCTCCGTGCGCGCGGCCGGCCGGCGGTTCAGCTGCACCGTGGTCCTCGCCGCGGCGGCCGTGCTGGGCGTGCTGTCGGGCGGGCTGTACGGACTGGACCTGCTGCCCTGGCAGTCGGGCGGGAACCGGGACCTGGCGACCGGTCCGCCGCCCTCCTCCCCGCGTCCGGCCGATTCGGCGCCCGCCACGGGGCCCACCGCGAGCACGGGCGGCGCGACCCCGTCCCCGGGGGCCCGGGACACCGTGCCCCAGGGCCTGGCCGGCACCTGGAAGGGCACGGTCACCACGGCCCGCCTGGGCGTCTCCAGCGCGTTCGAGATCACCATCAGCGGCGGCCGGATCGGCCAGGTCGTCGCGAGGGACAAGTCGGTCCTGCCCGTCCTCGGCACCGATTGCAGCGGGGACTGGAAGCTGCGCGCCGCCACCGACCGTTCGCTGGTCCTCGACACGACGGACGGCCCCAACCCGGCGCCCGGCGTGTGTTCCGACGGCTCCGCCGACGAACGCTTCACCCTGAACGCGAACGGGACCCTGCACTACCGGTCCGGGGACGCGGCGGCGGGCAACCCCGAAGGCGATCTGACCCGAGAGCGCTGA
- a CDS encoding demethylmenaquinone methyltransferase: MTSASLDKQPHEVASMFDGLAANYDLVNDVLSLGQARLWRKEVAKAVGARPGHTILDLAAGTATSSLPFAATGAYVVPCDFSLGMLQEGKKRHPWLPLTAGDATKLPFKDDTFDTVTISFGLRNVQDTDTALRELYRVTKPGGQVVICEFSQPTWAPFRTVYTEYLMRALPPVARAMSPNPDAYVYLAESIRAWPDQPALAALLQKAGWSKVAWRNLSGGIVALHRGVKA, from the coding sequence GTGACCAGCGCTTCCCTGGACAAGCAGCCGCACGAAGTCGCCTCCATGTTCGACGGGCTGGCGGCGAACTACGACCTCGTCAACGACGTGCTCTCGCTCGGTCAGGCCCGCCTGTGGCGCAAGGAGGTCGCCAAGGCGGTCGGCGCCCGCCCCGGACACACGATCCTCGACCTGGCCGCCGGGACCGCGACCTCCTCGCTGCCCTTCGCCGCGACCGGTGCGTACGTCGTCCCCTGCGACTTCTCCCTGGGCATGCTCCAGGAGGGCAAGAAGAGGCACCCCTGGCTGCCGCTGACCGCCGGCGACGCGACGAAGCTGCCGTTCAAGGACGACACCTTCGACACCGTGACGATCTCCTTCGGGCTGCGCAACGTCCAGGACACCGACACCGCCCTGCGCGAGCTGTACCGCGTGACGAAGCCCGGCGGCCAGGTCGTCATCTGCGAGTTCTCGCAGCCCACCTGGGCGCCGTTCCGGACGGTCTACACCGAGTACCTGATGCGCGCCCTCCCGCCGGTGGCCCGCGCCATGTCGCCCAACCCCGACGCGTACGTCTACCTCGCCGAGTCCATCCGCGCATGGCCCGACCAGCCGGCACTCGCCGCGCTGCTTCAGAAGGCCGGCTGGTCCAAGGTCGCGTGGCGCAACCTCAGCGGCGGCATCGTGGCCCTGCACCGCGGCGTCAAGGCGTAG
- a CDS encoding imidazolonepropionase-like domain-containing protein: MLTLHTAELLVAGPGSTPLPGGAVLVEGDRIAGVGPYEELGAARPHARVRRWPGVLTPGLLVRGADELLERTYYPDDPYEVAELGADPIGGQALAGLTMTESRWGNSARRGTQKLLARGVVAVTGRFTIPSVRTAVVRSGLAVLPPAARPQGSPGAEREASLDPFAGWDAAEQAFHGALEPDAPARFAVFAAADPGELLTLGATSCVATVIGGRLLHRRR, encoded by the coding sequence ATGCTGACGCTGCACACCGCCGAACTCCTCGTCGCCGGGCCGGGTTCGACCCCGCTCCCCGGCGGCGCGGTGCTCGTCGAGGGCGACCGGATCGCGGGCGTGGGCCCGTACGAGGAGCTCGGCGCGGCCCGCCCGCACGCCCGGGTTCGGCGCTGGCCCGGGGTGTTGACCCCGGGACTGCTGGTGCGCGGCGCGGACGAGCTGCTGGAGCGCACGTACTACCCGGACGACCCGTACGAGGTCGCCGAACTCGGCGCGGACCCGATCGGCGGGCAGGCCCTGGCCGGTCTCACCATGACCGAGTCCCGGTGGGGCAACAGCGCCCGGCGCGGGACGCAGAAGCTCCTGGCACGCGGGGTGGTGGCGGTCACCGGCCGGTTCACGATCCCGTCGGTGCGGACCGCCGTGGTGCGGTCGGGTCTGGCGGTCCTGCCGCCGGCGGCGCGGCCCCAAGGGTCGCCGGGTGCGGAGCGGGAGGCGTCCCTGGACCCGTTCGCCGGGTGGGACGCGGCCGAACAAGCCTTCCACGGGGCCCTGGAGCCGGACGCCCCGGCCCGGTTCGCGGTCTTCGCGGCGGCCGACCCCGGGGAACTGCTCACCCTGGGCGCGACGAGCTGTGTGGCCACGGTCATCGGGGGACGGCTGCTGCACCGCCGTCGCTGA
- a CDS encoding DUF3152 domain-containing protein: MPEGHPTRRSRGDVRALRRAAERRRRLHRTLIGSAAIAVACVTAYTLRPQDGTAAVADDRPAAAAPTREADAGGPTPDGGSEPAPDGGRTKPPAASPPAAPKPGAKATPKASTPAKPTPSVPASGPGVFAASTASGSPQGKGRALRWRVEVEQGSGVDPEAAARSVEAILGDPRGWTRDPAYGFRLVGAGQPVDFTVKIATPTTTDRLCEVVTPELIGETNCRAGHTVVVNLKRWQEGSPQFDGPVEEYRALIVNHEVGHEIGREHETCPGPGKQAPAMMQQIKGLLGCTANAWPFDAAGTYLAGPNVP; the protein is encoded by the coding sequence ATGCCGGAAGGCCATCCGACCAGACGTTCCCGCGGTGACGTGCGCGCCCTGCGCCGGGCCGCCGAACGGCGGCGACGACTGCACCGTACCCTCATCGGCTCCGCGGCAATCGCCGTCGCCTGCGTGACCGCCTACACCCTGCGCCCGCAGGACGGGACCGCCGCGGTCGCGGACGACCGACCGGCCGCGGCCGCCCCCACCCGCGAGGCCGACGCGGGCGGTCCCACGCCCGACGGCGGCTCCGAGCCGGCCCCGGACGGCGGGCGGACGAAGCCGCCGGCCGCCTCCCCGCCGGCCGCGCCGAAGCCCGGGGCGAAGGCCACGCCGAAGGCCTCGACCCCGGCGAAGCCGACCCCGTCGGTTCCGGCCTCCGGTCCCGGGGTCTTCGCCGCGTCCACCGCCTCCGGCTCGCCGCAGGGCAAGGGACGCGCGCTGCGCTGGCGGGTCGAGGTCGAGCAGGGCAGCGGGGTCGACCCGGAGGCCGCGGCCCGGTCCGTCGAGGCGATCCTCGGGGACCCGCGCGGCTGGACCCGTGATCCCGCGTACGGGTTCCGCCTCGTCGGCGCCGGCCAACCGGTGGACTTCACCGTGAAGATCGCCACGCCCACCACCACCGACCGGCTGTGCGAGGTCGTCACCCCCGAGCTGATCGGCGAGACCAACTGTCGCGCCGGTCACACCGTCGTGGTGAACCTCAAGCGCTGGCAGGAGGGATCACCGCAGTTCGACGGTCCCGTCGAGGAGTACCGGGCCCTGATCGTCAACCACGAGGTGGGCCACGAGATCGGTCGCGAGCACGAGACCTGCCCCGGTCCCGGCAAGCAGGCACCGGCGATGATGCAACAGATCAAGGGACTGCTCGGCTGTACGGCGAACGCCTGGCCGTTCGACGCCGCCGGAACCTACCTGGCCGGCCCGAACGTCCCTTAG
- a CDS encoding geranylgeranyl reductase family protein: MTEPLSEHSADVIVVGAGPAGSTTAYYLAKAGLDVLLLEKTSFPREKVCGDGLTPRATKQLVAMGIDVSEEAGWLRNKGLRIIGGGQRLQLDWPELASFPDYGLVRKRDDFDETLARQAQKAGARLYERCNVGEPVRDARTGHITGVQAKLGEEKTPVTFSAPLVVAADGNSSRISLAMGLHRREDRPMGVAVRTYFTSPRHDDDYLESWLELWDRRGAQDRLLPGYGWIFGMGDGTSNVGLGILNSSSAFKELDWREVLKAWCASMPEDWGYTPDNMTQPIRGAALPMAFNRQPHYTKGLLLVGDAGGLVNPFNGEGIAYAMESGQIAADVIVQAHARATPAQRELALHNYPKVLKETYGGYYTLGRAFVKLIGNPKVMKIAAQRGLTHPVLMRFTLKMLANLTDPTGGDAMDRVINGLSKVAPRA; encoded by the coding sequence GTGACCGAGCCCCTCTCCGAACACTCCGCGGACGTGATCGTCGTCGGGGCCGGGCCCGCCGGCTCGACCACCGCGTACTACCTCGCCAAGGCCGGATTGGACGTCCTGCTCCTGGAGAAGACCTCCTTCCCCCGCGAGAAGGTCTGTGGCGACGGCCTGACGCCGCGCGCCACCAAGCAGCTGGTCGCCATGGGCATCGACGTCTCCGAGGAGGCCGGCTGGCTCCGCAACAAGGGCCTGCGGATCATCGGCGGCGGGCAGCGGCTCCAGCTCGACTGGCCGGAACTCGCCTCCTTCCCGGACTACGGGCTCGTCCGCAAGCGCGACGACTTCGACGAGACCCTGGCCCGCCAGGCCCAGAAGGCGGGCGCCCGCCTCTACGAGCGCTGCAACGTCGGCGAGCCCGTCCGCGACGCGCGCACCGGCCACATCACCGGCGTGCAGGCGAAGCTGGGCGAGGAGAAGACCCCGGTCACCTTCAGCGCCCCGCTGGTCGTCGCGGCCGACGGCAACTCCTCGCGGATCTCCCTCGCGATGGGCCTGCACCGCCGCGAGGACCGCCCGATGGGCGTCGCCGTCCGGACGTACTTCACCTCGCCCCGTCACGACGACGACTACCTGGAGTCCTGGCTGGAGCTGTGGGACCGGCGCGGCGCGCAGGACCGGCTGCTGCCCGGCTACGGCTGGATCTTCGGCATGGGCGACGGCACGTCCAACGTCGGCCTCGGCATCCTCAACTCCTCCTCCGCCTTCAAGGAGCTGGACTGGCGCGAGGTCCTCAAGGCCTGGTGCGCGTCCATGCCGGAGGACTGGGGCTACACCCCCGACAACATGACGCAGCCGATCCGCGGCGCGGCCCTGCCGATGGCCTTCAACCGCCAGCCGCACTACACCAAGGGCCTGCTGCTCGTCGGCGACGCCGGCGGCCTCGTCAACCCGTTCAACGGCGAGGGCATCGCCTACGCGATGGAGTCCGGCCAGATCGCCGCCGACGTCATCGTCCAAGCGCACGCCCGCGCCACCCCGGCCCAGCGCGAACTGGCCCTGCACAACTACCCGAAGGTCCTCAAGGAGACGTACGGCGGCTACTACACGCTGGGCCGTGCCTTCGTGAAGCTGATCGGCAACCCGAAGGTCATGAAGATCGCCGCACAGCGCGGTCTGACCCACCCGGTGCTGATGCGCTTCACGCTCAAGATGCTGGCCAACCTGACCGACCCCACGGGCGGCGACGCGATGGACCGCGTCATCAACGGCCTCTCGAAGGTGGCGCCCCGCGCTTGA
- a CDS encoding DNA-binding protein, which yields MVSKRLKIKAKSEGTLVLDAQGLSLHVDGDEGMRARIEVAQQSGRRVALSALTPLEVRRTEEAAKRLQFLLSRFDVKPVNDAVTDAAAKLLDASGLDGHECLVDALVVATAALCTPPVLLVTSDKSHIPALCKAAEELPGSPKVKIVNV from the coding sequence GTGGTAAGCAAGCGCCTCAAGATCAAGGCAAAGAGCGAGGGCACGCTCGTCCTGGACGCCCAAGGACTTTCACTGCACGTCGACGGTGACGAGGGGATGCGTGCGCGTATCGAAGTCGCTCAGCAGAGCGGCCGACGCGTGGCGCTGTCCGCGCTGACGCCCTTGGAGGTGCGCCGGACAGAAGAAGCCGCCAAGCGACTCCAGTTCCTCCTGTCCCGGTTCGACGTGAAACCGGTCAACGACGCGGTGACGGACGCCGCAGCGAAGCTGCTGGACGCCTCGGGCCTCGACGGGCACGAATGCCTCGTGGACGCACTCGTGGTGGCCACGGCCGCACTCTGCACCCCCCCGGTCCTGCTCGTCACTTCTGACAAGTCGCACATCCCGGCGCTGTGCAAGGCCGCCGAGGAACTTCCCGGCTCACCGAAGGTGAAGATCGTCAACGTGTGA
- a CDS encoding GNAT family N-acetyltransferase, which translates to MTTSPARPLPTVQLRVPIDEDARAWHQVFADTEVMEFLGGPAELSVYEEFTARQRLHDARLGYCLWTLLDEEGTVIGFTGAQPWPAEKEWGPVGEIEIGWRLGRSAWGRGYAYASALATLERVRAAGVTRVVAMIDARNVRSVAVAERLGMDLDEESTMPDGNPARRYALSL; encoded by the coding sequence ATGACCACCTCGCCCGCCCGGCCGCTTCCCACCGTGCAGTTGCGCGTGCCCATCGACGAGGACGCCCGTGCCTGGCACCAGGTCTTCGCCGACACGGAGGTGATGGAGTTCCTCGGTGGCCCCGCGGAGCTGTCCGTGTACGAGGAGTTCACCGCCCGCCAGCGGTTGCACGACGCCCGGCTCGGCTACTGCCTGTGGACCCTGCTGGACGAGGAGGGCACCGTGATCGGTTTCACCGGCGCGCAGCCGTGGCCCGCGGAGAAGGAGTGGGGGCCGGTCGGGGAGATCGAGATCGGCTGGCGGCTGGGGCGCTCCGCCTGGGGCCGGGGATACGCGTACGCGTCCGCGCTGGCGACGCTGGAGCGGGTACGGGCGGCCGGCGTGACGCGCGTGGTGGCGATGATCGACGCCCGGAACGTGCGTTCGGTGGCGGTCGCGGAGCGGCTCGGGATGGACCTGGACGAGGAGTCCACGATGCCGGACGGCAACCCGGCCCGCCGCTACGCGCTGTCGCTGTAG
- the mqnC gene encoding cyclic dehypoxanthinyl futalosine synthase: MTDQAALQSVLDRAAAGGRITQDEALDLYRHAPLHALGQAADAARRLRYAGTEHIATYIIERNINYTNVCVTACKFCAFYAAPKDTKKGWSRGLDDILRRCAETVELGGTQIMFQGGHHPDYGVEYYEEHFSAIKKAYPQLVIHSLGASEVEHMARISGVSAEEAIQRIHAAGLDSFAGAGAELLPARPRKAIAPLKESGERWLEIMEIAHKLGVESTSTMLMGTGETNAERIEHIAMIRDTQDRTGGFRAFIPYTYQPENNHLKGRTQATIFEYLRMIAIARLFLDNIAHIQGSWLTVGKEAGQLSLHYGADDLGSIMLEENVVSSAGAKHRSNRMEIIELIRKAGRTPAQRATTYEHLVVHDDPANDPVDDRVVSHISSTAIEGGTAHPELKLISSN; this comes from the coding sequence GTGACCGACCAGGCCGCTCTCCAGTCTGTCCTCGACCGAGCCGCCGCAGGGGGCCGGATCACCCAGGACGAAGCGCTCGACCTCTACCGGCACGCCCCGCTGCACGCGCTCGGCCAGGCCGCCGACGCCGCGCGCCGGCTGCGCTACGCGGGTACGGAGCACATCGCGACGTACATCATCGAGCGCAACATCAACTACACCAACGTGTGCGTCACGGCGTGCAAGTTCTGCGCGTTCTACGCCGCCCCGAAGGACACCAAGAAGGGCTGGTCCCGCGGCCTCGACGACATCCTGCGCCGCTGCGCGGAGACCGTGGAGCTCGGTGGCACGCAGATCATGTTCCAGGGCGGTCACCACCCGGACTACGGCGTCGAGTACTACGAGGAGCACTTCTCCGCCATCAAGAAGGCGTACCCGCAGCTGGTCATCCACTCCCTCGGCGCGTCCGAGGTCGAGCACATGGCCCGCATCTCGGGCGTCTCGGCGGAGGAGGCGATCCAGCGGATCCACGCCGCCGGCCTCGACTCCTTCGCGGGCGCCGGCGCCGAACTGCTGCCGGCCCGCCCGCGCAAGGCCATCGCCCCGCTCAAGGAGTCCGGCGAGCGCTGGCTGGAGATCATGGAGATCGCCCACAAGCTGGGTGTCGAGTCCACCTCCACCATGCTGATGGGCACGGGCGAGACCAACGCCGAGCGCATCGAGCACATCGCGATGATCCGCGACACGCAGGACCGCACCGGCGGCTTCCGCGCCTTCATCCCGTACACGTACCAGCCCGAGAACAACCACCTCAAGGGCCGGACCCAGGCGACGATCTTCGAGTACCTGCGCATGATCGCGATCGCGCGGCTCTTCCTCGACAACATCGCGCACATCCAGGGCTCCTGGCTGACGGTCGGCAAGGAAGCGGGCCAACTGTCGCTGCACTACGGCGCGGACGACCTCGGCTCGATCATGCTGGAGGAGAACGTGGTCTCCTCGGCCGGTGCCAAGCACCGCTCCAACCGCATGGAGATCATCGAGCTGATCCGCAAGGCGGGCCGCACGCCGGCGCAGCGCGCGACGACGTACGAGCACCTCGTGGTGCACGACGACCCGGCGAACGACCCGGTCGACGACCGCGTCGTCTCGCACATCTCCTCCACCGCCATCGAGGGCGGCACCGCGCACCCCGAGCTGAAGCTCATCTCCTCGAACTGA
- a CDS encoding helix-turn-helix domain-containing protein: protein MRSVSFSVPSWFPARDPQAPARVHLTDQESAVFLWLATGASNAELAATLQLSVSTVKFHVLNIRNKLGGVSRLQVCLLAALAREGGRPDDDVPGDLSDGGAAAVPR from the coding sequence GTGCGCAGCGTCAGCTTCAGCGTCCCGTCGTGGTTCCCCGCCCGCGACCCGCAGGCGCCTGCGCGGGTCCACCTCACCGACCAGGAGTCGGCGGTGTTCCTGTGGCTGGCCACCGGCGCCTCGAACGCGGAGCTGGCCGCGACGCTGCAACTGTCCGTCAGCACCGTCAAGTTCCACGTGCTGAACATCCGGAACAAGCTCGGCGGGGTGAGCCGCCTCCAGGTCTGCCTGCTGGCCGCCCTCGCCCGGGAGGGCGGCCGGCCCGACGACGACGTGCCCGGGGACCTCAGCGACGGCGGTGCAGCAGCCGTCCCCCGATGA